The following proteins are encoded in a genomic region of Cryptomeria japonica chromosome 11, Sugi_1.0, whole genome shotgun sequence:
- the LOC131067651 gene encoding DEAD-box ATP-dependent RNA helicase 15 isoform X2, translating to MDVICQAKSGMGKTAVFVLSTLQQIEPVAGQVAALVLCHTRELAYQICHEFERFSTYLPDVKVAVFYGGVHVRIHKELLKNECPHIVVGTPGRVLALARDRELNLRSVRHFILDECDKMLESLDMRRDIQEIFKMTPHDKQVMMFSATLSKEIRPVCKRFMQDPMEIYVDDEAKLTLHGLVQHYIKLSESEKNRKLNDLMDALDFNQVVIFVRSVSRAAELNKLLVECNFPSICIHSGMSQEERLTRYKNFKEGLKRILVATDLVGRGIDIERVNIVINYDMPDSADTYLHRVGRAGRFGTKGLAITFVASAGDSDVLNQVQERFEVDIKELPEQIDTSTYSKYNLIFLCLELS from the exons ATGGACGTTATTTGTCAAGCAAAGTCTGGAATGGGGAAGACTGCTGTCTTTGTGCTTTCAACTCTTCAGCAAATTGAACCTGTTGCAGGGCAAGTCGCTGCCCTTGTGCTGTGCCATACTCGAGAGTTGGCATATCAG ATATGCCATGAATTTGAGAGGTTTAGCACCTACTTGCCCGACGTAAAGGTTGCAGTATTCTATGGAGGTGTGCATGTCAGAATTCACAAGGAATTGCTAAAAAATGAATGCCCTCATATTGTTGTCGGAACTCCTGGACGAGTTTTGGCATTGGCAAGGGATAGAGAACTTAATCTTAGAAGTGTTAGACATTTTATTCTTGACGAGTGTGATAAAATGCTAGAATCTCTTG ACATGCGGAGAGACATACAGGAGATTTTCAAGATGACTCCCCATGACAAACAAGTAATGATGTTCTCTGCAACTCTGAGCAAAGAAATTCGGCCAGTCTGCAAGAGATTTATGCAAGAT CCAATGGAGATATATGTGGATGACGAGGCAAAATTGACATTGCATGGATTAGTGCAG CACTACATCAAGCTTAGCGAGTCTGAGAAGAATCGGAAACTGAATGATCTGATGGATGCATTGGATTTCAATCAGGTTGTTATTTTTGTCAGGAGTGTAAGTAGAGCAGCTGAGCTTAACAAGTTGCTTGTGGAGTGCAATTTTCCTTCTATCTGCATTCATTCTGGAATGTCACAAGAGGAAAG ATTGACTCGCTATAAGAACTTCAAGGAGGGCCTCAAAAGAATTTTAGTAGCAACAGATTTAGTTGGCCGAGGAATAGACATTGAACGTGTAAATATTGTAATTAACTATGACATGCCAGATTCGGCAGATACTTATTTGCACAGG GTTGGGAGGGCAGGAAGGTTTGGTACTAAGGGTCTTGCTATTACATTTGTTGCTTCAGCAGGTGACTCAGATGTGCTTAATCAG GTTCAGGAGCGATTTGAAGTTGATATAAAGGAGCTTCCTGAACAAATTGATACTTCAACATATAGTAAGTACAATTTGATCTTTCTTTGCCTTGAACTCTCTTga